Proteins from one Trichoplusia ni isolate ovarian cell line Hi5 chromosome 9, tn1, whole genome shotgun sequence genomic window:
- the LOC113497630 gene encoding tetratricopeptide repeat protein 8-like, which yields MDIEYQILNLYKTKQLDKCLKLCEVALQEKDNRMIEFVRMRAMTIQAKIVGNGYEEVEYYPQQDELVSTSVAKTPRPGTFFQRDTKTARNLETSYQKRTTATVRSRAGTNTAGARSMRTALHTASRMSRAATALTGGAPFTPGAPLSLRFLSKDDKLFTPASKTLFEYVYYVEGDVRKAMEVAFQAQKADDTSDWWWSFSLARCYFALGMHRHTEDCLRQALKQNKHISIYLRLVAMYVGLNQPISALEVCKQGLSVFHEYTPLLIEQARIHDQMGNSALAVKEYRMVALEDPSNMEAIANIAMYNFYNDQPEIALRYYRRLLATNPVGPEIYNNLGLCCLYCNQWDLTLPCFRQALYFSADPEIRSNIWFNLSHVALSTGDVTLAYRCLQVSLAIDSKNEASQHALHSLDARLRARKNVTT from the exons ATGGACATTGAATATCAAATCTTAAATCTATACAAAACTAAGCAATTGGACAAATGCCTTAAACTATGTGAAGTAGCGCTACAAGAAAAAGATAATCGGATGATCGAATTCGTTAGGATGAGAGCTATGACAATACAAGCAAAAATAGTTGGAAATGGTTACGAAGAAGTGGAATATTATCCGCAACAGGATGAGTTGGTTTCTACTTCAGTGGCCAAGACTCCGAGGCCTGGAACTTTTTTCCAAAGGGATACAAAAACAGCTAGGAATCTTGAAACATCATATCAG AAAAGAACTACCGCAACAGTGCGGTCACGTGCCGGCACCAATACTGCTGGAGCTCGGAGCATGAGAACCGCCCTGCACACAGCCTCTCGCATGTCTCGAGCTGCAACAGCACTTACTGGAGGAGCACCGTTCACTCCGGGAGCACCACTTTCTTTAAGGTTTCTTTCCAAAGATGATAAACTTTTTACTCCAGCTTCAAAAACACTATTTGAATATGTGTACTATGTGGAAGGTGATGTTagaaag GCAATGGAAGTGGCATTCCAGGCTCAGAAAGCCGACGACACTTCCGACTGGTGGTGGAGTTTCTCGTTAGCTCGTTGCTATTTTGCTCTCGGTATGCACAGGCATACTGAAGATTGCCTACGTCAGGCACTTAAACagaataaacatatttcaatttatcttCGTCTGGTTGCCATGTACGTTGGTCTTAATCAACCGATTTCAGCACTCGAAGTTTGTAAGCAAGGTTTATCCGTGTTTCACGAATATACGCCGCTTTTAATAGAACAAGCAAGAATTCATGATCAAATGGGAAACTCTGCTTTAGCTGTGAAAGAATACCGTATGGTGGCATTAGAGGATCCTTCGAACATGGAAGCAATAGCCAATATTgctatgtataatttttataacgATCAACCGGAAATTGCTTTGCGATATTATAG gaGATTACTGGCTACAAATCCAGTGGGACCGGAAATATACAACAATTTAGGATTATGTTGTTTGTATTGTAATCAATGGGATTTGACATTACCCTGTTTTCGACAAGCTCTGTACTTTTCTGCCGACCCTGAAATACGTTCAAATATTTGGTTTAATCTGTCCCACGTAGCTCTG TCAACGGGCGACGTAACCTTAGCTTATCGGTGTCTTCAAGTAAGTCTCGCAATAGATTCGAAGAATGAAGCTTCACAACATGCGTTACACTCTTTGGACGCAAGATTAAGAGCTAGAAAAAATGTTACGACCTAA
- the LOC113497509 gene encoding cytoplasmic dynein 2 light intermediate chain 1-like, with product MLSIPEIASQLIEKSQNDDNDSSSRTIFVVGSKSVGKSTLLYSFLEKNDPPRETLVVEYSFGRKSNQKQGIDKILCHIWEYGGKLETLNNILLSTPIRGKYYFCVIVDLSKIKCIWETLDTCTRAMNDVYSTSPDHPELIIIGGKYDIFKNYDSEIKKMICTTLRSIALLHKAHMLFYSSKEPQLLRRAKDMLYNISFGNSVPVKEKNTNYTKPLFIPKGSDTWESIGVPPSTLEQVKNRHITRIPPAPATSETNSSTLAQLHVHPEPSLDSLIALKYAELRNMESLDIPVEYLLSISK from the exons ATGCTTTCAATACCAGAAATTGCCTCACAGTTAATTGAGAAATCACAAAATGATGACAATGATAGCAGCTCCAGAACAATTTTTGTTGTAGGAAGCAAATCTGTA GGAAAATCTACGCTGCTTTATTCTTTTTTGGAAAAGAATGACCCTCCTCGTGAAACTCTAGTGGTAGAATACTCGTTTGGAAGAAAATCTAATCAAAAACAAGGAATTGATAAAATCTTGTGTCATATTTGGGAATATGGTGGAAAATTGGaaactttgaataatattttgttgtctACGCCGATACgcggaaaatattatttctgcgTTATTGTAGacttatctaaaataaaatgtatctgGGAAACTTTAGACACCTGTACTCGTGCCATGAACGATGTCTATTCAACATCACCAGACCATCCTGAGTTGATCATAATTGGCGGAAAATATGACATCTTTAAAAATTATG acagtgaaataaagaaaatgatctGTACAACTCTAAGAAGCATAGCACTGCTTCATAAAGCTCACATGTTATTCTATTCATCTAAAGAACCGCAACTTCTAAGACGAGCGAAAGATATGTTGTACAATATAAGCTTTGGGAACTCTGTTCCAGTCAAAGAGAAGAATACAAACTACACAAAGCCGTTATTCATTCCTAAAGGTTCAGATACTTGGGAAAGCATTGGGGTCCCACCTTCTACTCTGGAGCAA gTAAAAAATCGCCATATTACTCGAATACCTCCAGCTCCAGCCACGAGTGAAACAAATTCCTCAACGTTAGCGCAGCTCCATGTCCACCCTGAACCTAGTCTTGATTCGCTGATAGCTCTCAAATACGCTGAACTACGCAATATGGAATCACTAGATATTCCAGTAGAATACTTACTATCaataagcaaataa